In Stenotrophomonas sp. ASS1, the following proteins share a genomic window:
- a CDS encoding M28 family metallopeptidase, with product MKRVVLGVLALSVSSALMAATPKFDGARISADVKELASDAYEGRSPATAGEEKTIAFLSKQFADAGLQPGGDLKDGKRLWTQAVPLRKGDIVGVPQLALHQGGKTVALEQGKQIAVRAAMNGASNVDISKAPLVFLGYGVKAPERNWDDFKGVDLKGKIAVVLINDPDFETGQGDFDGKGMTYYGRWTYKYEEGARQGALGVLIVHETAPASYGWATVAGSNTNTMFDVVRDNPADSHPLLEGWIQRDLAVELFRSAGQDFEALKKKAQQRDFTPVPLTGASLDAKYAVKTEVITSHNVAARLEGSSHPDETIVYSAHWDHIGVGEPDARGDRIFNGALDNASGTASLIELARGFAKAKRPQRSLLFLAVTAEEKGLLGSEYYATHPLYPLEKTVAVINMDGMAPFGPSRDFGIYGAARFELLDQLKDVAKGWDIRYTPDPKPEAGLFFRSDHFPFAKRGVPALSWSAGQDWVDGGVAAGKKASEDYTAKRYHQQGDEWQPDWVFAGAARDLEVLYTLGNQLANSRSWPNWSKDESFRAVRDASADQRK from the coding sequence ATGAAACGAGTGGTACTGGGCGTGCTGGCCCTGTCGGTATCGAGCGCACTGATGGCGGCCACCCCGAAATTCGATGGCGCGCGGATCTCCGCCGACGTCAAGGAACTGGCCTCCGACGCCTACGAAGGCCGCTCCCCGGCCACCGCCGGCGAAGAGAAGACCATCGCCTTCCTCAGCAAGCAGTTCGCCGACGCCGGCCTGCAGCCGGGCGGTGACCTCAAGGATGGCAAGCGCCTGTGGACCCAGGCCGTGCCGCTGCGCAAGGGCGACATCGTCGGCGTACCGCAGCTGGCGCTGCACCAGGGCGGCAAGACCGTTGCGCTGGAGCAGGGCAAGCAGATCGCCGTGCGCGCTGCCATGAACGGCGCCAGCAACGTCGACATCAGCAAGGCCCCGCTGGTGTTCCTCGGCTACGGCGTGAAGGCACCGGAGCGCAACTGGGACGACTTCAAGGGCGTGGACCTGAAGGGCAAGATCGCCGTCGTGCTGATCAACGACCCGGACTTCGAAACCGGCCAGGGCGATTTCGACGGCAAGGGCATGACCTACTACGGCCGTTGGACCTACAAGTACGAAGAAGGCGCCCGCCAGGGCGCGCTGGGCGTGCTGATCGTGCACGAGACCGCACCGGCGTCGTACGGCTGGGCCACCGTGGCCGGTTCCAACACCAACACTATGTTCGATGTGGTGCGCGACAACCCGGCCGACAGCCACCCGCTGCTGGAAGGCTGGATCCAGCGCGACCTGGCCGTGGAGCTGTTCCGCTCGGCCGGCCAGGACTTCGAGGCGCTGAAGAAGAAGGCGCAGCAGCGCGACTTCACCCCGGTGCCGCTGACCGGCGCCAGCCTGGACGCGAAGTACGCGGTGAAGACCGAAGTGATCACCTCGCACAACGTGGCCGCACGCCTGGAGGGCAGCAGCCACCCGGACGAGACCATCGTCTACAGCGCGCACTGGGACCACATCGGCGTGGGCGAGCCCGACGCACGTGGCGACCGGATCTTCAATGGCGCTCTGGACAACGCCAGTGGCACCGCATCGCTGATCGAACTGGCCCGTGGCTTCGCCAAGGCCAAGCGCCCGCAGCGTTCGCTGCTGTTCCTGGCGGTCACCGCCGAGGAAAAGGGCCTGCTGGGTTCGGAGTACTACGCCACCCATCCGCTGTATCCGCTGGAAAAGACCGTGGCGGTGATCAACATGGATGGCATGGCGCCGTTCGGGCCGTCGCGTGATTTCGGCATCTACGGTGCCGCGCGCTTCGAGCTGCTGGACCAGCTGAAGGACGTGGCCAAGGGCTGGGATATCCGCTACACCCCGGACCCGAAGCCGGAAGCCGGCCTGTTCTTCCGCTCCGATCACTTCCCGTTCGCCAAGCGTGGCGTTCCGGCACTGTCGTGGTCGGCCGGCCAGGACTGGGTGGACGGTGGGGTGGCCGCAGGCAAGAAGGCCTCCGAGGACTACACCGCCAAGCGCTACCACCAGCAGGGCGACGAGTGGCAGCCGGACTGGGTGTTCGCCGGTGCCGCCCGCGACCTGGAAGTGCTGTACACGCTGGGCAACCAGCTGGCCAACTCGCGCAGCTGGCCGAACTGGAGCAAGGACGAATCGTTCCGCGCCGTGCGTGACGCCAGCGCCGACCAGCGCAAGTAA
- a CDS encoding histidine kinase: protein MFASLSLLLRHLLAWAAALFVAGMVWSGIFSGMNDGPGWIFGLLAMFLMISALGSAITHVRRVWLVAGRLDSTTLSGRQRRQVELPMDAGQAFSVVEAAIAELPRVEDVESSAGSLQVRAYVRRVDAWNGRQPSRWNLPARLAIKRNSVLATVTPGQGTSTVTLLFEPDAGWWADLLALDEGSNFENAEAVTRAISRRVADQRRDEQAAAEQTQVEKELSVARLNLLHAQVEPHFLYNTLANAQVLTRTDPARADQMLGHLIQYLRSSLPQVDESLSTLGVELERTRAYLEILRIRMGARLGVEVQVPNELHGVQLPAMALQTLVENAIKHGLEPKPGGGTIWILARGFDDHVTVTVADDGLGFGQGTSGTGIGLKNLRERLRLTCGEQAGVAIVANFPSGVAATMTLPQSSKERSHAA, encoded by the coding sequence GTGTTCGCCAGCCTCTCTCTCCTGCTTCGTCACCTGCTGGCCTGGGCTGCGGCGCTGTTCGTCGCCGGCATGGTCTGGAGCGGCATCTTCAGCGGCATGAACGATGGCCCCGGCTGGATCTTCGGCCTGCTGGCGATGTTCCTGATGATTTCCGCGCTGGGCAGCGCGATTACCCATGTACGCCGCGTCTGGCTGGTCGCCGGCCGGCTGGATTCGACCACGCTCTCCGGCCGCCAGCGCCGCCAGGTGGAACTGCCGATGGATGCCGGCCAGGCATTCTCGGTGGTGGAAGCGGCCATCGCTGAGCTGCCGCGCGTTGAAGACGTGGAAAGTTCGGCCGGCAGCCTGCAGGTGCGGGCCTACGTGCGCCGCGTGGATGCCTGGAACGGCCGCCAGCCATCGCGCTGGAACCTGCCGGCACGGCTGGCGATCAAGCGCAACAGCGTGCTGGCGACGGTCACGCCGGGGCAGGGCACCAGTACCGTCACCCTGTTGTTTGAGCCGGATGCCGGCTGGTGGGCCGACCTGCTGGCACTGGATGAGGGCAGCAACTTCGAGAACGCCGAAGCGGTCACCCGCGCGATCAGCCGCCGTGTTGCCGACCAGCGTCGCGACGAGCAGGCCGCGGCCGAGCAGACCCAGGTGGAAAAGGAGCTGTCGGTGGCCCGGTTGAACCTGCTGCACGCGCAGGTGGAACCGCACTTCCTCTACAACACGCTGGCCAACGCGCAGGTGCTGACCCGCACCGACCCGGCACGTGCCGACCAGATGCTGGGCCACCTGATCCAGTACCTGCGCAGCTCGTTGCCACAGGTGGACGAATCGCTGTCCACGCTGGGCGTGGAGCTGGAGCGTACCCGTGCCTACCTGGAGATCCTGCGTATCCGCATGGGCGCACGGCTGGGGGTGGAGGTGCAGGTACCGAACGAACTGCACGGCGTGCAGCTGCCGGCGATGGCGCTGCAGACGCTGGTGGAGAACGCGATCAAGCATGGCCTGGAACCGAAGCCCGGCGGTGGCACGATCTGGATCCTGGCGCGTGGCTTCGATGACCATGTAACGGTGACGGTGGCCGACGATGGCCTCGGCTTCGGCCAGGGCACCAGCGGTACCGGCATCGGCCTGAAGAACCTGCGCGAGCGCCTGCGCCTGACCTGCGGCGAGCAGGCCGGCGTGGCGATCGTCGCCAACTTCCCCAGCGGCGTGGCCGCGACCATGACCCTGCCGCAGTCGAGCAAGGAGCGCAGCCATGCCGCTTGA
- a CDS encoding LytTR family DNA-binding domain-containing protein yields the protein MPLEALIAEDEELLRQSLVEQLGRLWPDLKLVAECEDGASALEQLAEKQPDIAFLDIRMPGISGIEVARSLSELSPRTQVVFVTAYDQYAIDAFEQGAMDYLLKPVSDERLLATRERILSRLPSTRQDDAVLERLLQRLGPSQRAAERPPLAWITASNGRETQLIMLEDVAYFRADNKYTTVMTAAGESLLRTPLRELLEVLDPQHFRQIHRSTIVNMKAVAAVSRDDTGRGMLRLRGRTETLVVSQPFMSLFRGM from the coding sequence ATGCCGCTTGAGGCGCTCATTGCCGAAGACGAGGAACTGCTGCGGCAGTCACTGGTCGAGCAGCTGGGCCGGTTGTGGCCGGACCTGAAGCTGGTGGCCGAGTGCGAGGATGGCGCCAGTGCGCTGGAACAGCTGGCCGAGAAACAGCCGGACATCGCCTTCCTCGATATCCGCATGCCCGGCATCAGTGGCATTGAAGTGGCCCGTTCGCTGTCCGAACTGAGCCCGCGCACCCAGGTGGTGTTCGTTACCGCCTACGACCAGTACGCCATCGACGCGTTCGAGCAGGGTGCGATGGACTACCTGCTGAAGCCGGTCAGCGATGAGCGCCTGCTGGCCACGCGCGAACGCATCCTGTCGCGGCTGCCATCAACGCGCCAGGACGATGCCGTACTCGAACGCCTGCTTCAGCGCCTGGGGCCGTCGCAGAGGGCGGCAGAGCGCCCGCCCTTGGCCTGGATCACCGCCAGCAACGGCCGCGAGACGCAGCTGATCATGCTGGAAGACGTGGCCTACTTCCGTGCTGACAACAAGTACACCACCGTGATGACCGCGGCCGGTGAGAGCCTGCTGCGCACACCGTTGCGCGAGCTGCTGGAAGTGCTCGATCCGCAGCACTTCCGCCAGATCCATCGCTCGACCATCGTCAACATGAAGGCGGTGGCAGCGGTCAGCCGCGACGATACCGGGCGCGGGATGCTGCGCCTGCGTGGGCGTACGGAGACGCTGGTGGTCAGCCAACCGTTCATGAGCCTGTTCCGCGGCATGTAG
- a CDS encoding oxygenase MpaB family protein, whose protein sequence is MPALLQRLSRPVTAPIRRWVLEAFPRGQSGIDYDHPLGDPGWFGPDSVTWRLHAEFPSMLAGGLCALMLQTLHPRALAGVYDHSNFRQDLVGRLRRTTAFVAGTSYAPSGEVEALVAKVRRIHAQIRGQTVQGEPYAADDPQLLTWVHVTEAFGFLQGFRRYGREVPAHIADRYYDEYRCVAEALGAVDVPRSEAEVAAYFCARQPELRVDERSREVLEVLSGVRLPVPVPGLSREVFLGAGAALLPDWAEGMLERNGRQRAQAAASAKLMRGMAPLFRRALPDGLASRACTRVGVPVDVLREWPTVPW, encoded by the coding sequence ATGCCGGCTCTGCTGCAGCGACTCTCCCGCCCCGTCACCGCGCCTATCCGGCGCTGGGTACTGGAGGCCTTTCCGCGTGGCCAGAGCGGCATCGATTACGACCACCCGCTGGGAGACCCGGGCTGGTTCGGCCCGGACAGCGTCACCTGGCGGCTGCACGCCGAGTTCCCCTCGATGCTGGCCGGAGGCCTGTGTGCGCTGATGCTGCAGACCCTGCACCCGCGCGCGCTGGCCGGCGTCTACGACCACTCCAATTTCCGCCAGGACCTGGTGGGACGCCTGCGCCGCACCACCGCCTTCGTTGCCGGCACCAGCTATGCGCCCAGCGGCGAGGTGGAGGCGCTGGTGGCCAAGGTACGCCGCATCCATGCGCAGATCCGCGGCCAGACCGTGCAGGGGGAGCCCTATGCGGCGGACGATCCGCAGCTGCTGACGTGGGTGCACGTGACCGAGGCGTTTGGCTTCCTGCAAGGCTTCCGCCGCTACGGGCGCGAGGTGCCGGCGCACATCGCCGATCGCTACTACGACGAGTACCGCTGCGTGGCCGAGGCACTGGGTGCGGTGGATGTGCCGCGCAGTGAAGCGGAAGTGGCCGCGTACTTCTGCGCGCGGCAGCCGGAACTGCGCGTCGACGAACGCTCGCGCGAAGTGCTGGAGGTGTTGTCCGGCGTGCGCCTGCCGGTACCGGTGCCGGGCCTGTCGCGCGAAGTGTTCCTCGGCGCCGGTGCCGCGCTGCTGCCGGACTGGGCCGAAGGCATGCTCGAGCGCAATGGCCGCCAACGGGCGCAGGCGGCCGCGTCGGCGAAATTGATGCGGGGCATGGCGCCGCTGTTCCGCCGCGCACTGCCCGATGGCCTGGCCAGCCGCGCCTGCACGCGCGTGGGCGTGCCGGTGGATGTGCTGCGCGAGTGGCCGACCGTTCCCTGGTAG
- a CDS encoding TetR family transcriptional regulator — MVRRTRAEMEETRATLLATARRVFSAHGYAATSMDDLTAQAGLTRGALYHHFGDKKGLLAAVVTQLDAETDLRLQAISDGADDAWDGFVQRCRAYLEMALEPEIQRIVLRDARAVLGGASPESQRHCVHSMQHLIEHLVAQGVVAPVDAQALASLIYGSLAEAAFWIAEGEDGDARLQQATAALEMLLRGLKSAG, encoded by the coding sequence ATGGTTCGTCGCACCCGCGCCGAGATGGAAGAAACCCGCGCCACCCTGCTGGCCACCGCCCGCCGGGTGTTCAGCGCGCATGGCTATGCCGCCACCTCGATGGACGACCTGACCGCCCAGGCCGGGCTGACCCGCGGCGCGCTGTACCACCACTTCGGCGACAAGAAGGGTCTGCTGGCGGCTGTCGTCACCCAGCTCGATGCCGAGACCGACCTGCGTCTGCAGGCGATCAGCGATGGCGCGGATGATGCCTGGGACGGCTTCGTGCAGCGTTGCCGCGCCTATCTGGAGATGGCACTGGAGCCGGAAATCCAGCGCATCGTGCTGCGCGATGCGCGCGCGGTACTGGGTGGCGCCTCACCGGAATCGCAGCGCCACTGCGTGCACTCGATGCAGCACCTGATCGAACATCTGGTGGCGCAGGGCGTGGTGGCGCCGGTGGACGCGCAGGCGCTGGCGTCGCTGATCTACGGCAGCCTGGCCGAGGCCGCGTTCTGGATCGCCGAGGGCGAGGATGGCGACGCGCGCCTGCAGCAGGCGACGGCGGCGCTGGAGATGCTGTTGCGTGGGTTGAAGTCGGCCGGGTAA
- a CDS encoding MFS transporter, with product MATPYRDLFAAPGTAGLALAGLLARLPLPMTGIGIITLLSQLRGSYALAGAVSATFVLTYALLSPQVSRWVDRRGQGRVLPWATAASAAGLLLLLACTLLAAPDWTLFIAAMLAGCMPSVSAMVRARWTAIHRGRPQLQTAYSLETVFDEVTFIAGPPLSVGLSVAVWPQAGVLAAALLLVLGVTALVLQRGTEPPLQHCEGATPSRSLLRQAEIRMLALLMLAMGVIVGTVDITSVAFAEQRGQPLAASWVLSAYALGSCAAGLLFGALKLQIPLPRLLLTGAAATALATLPLLWVGSLPALAVAVLLAGVFFAPTMIVAMSLVEQYVPESRLTEGMTWLLAGLNIGVALGAALSGQGVDAGGVRSGFAVALVAGGGVLLFAVLAHRALRPSASTTSPEGIVP from the coding sequence ATGGCCACCCCCTATCGCGACCTGTTCGCTGCCCCCGGCACCGCCGGCCTCGCTCTGGCCGGGCTGCTGGCACGCCTTCCTCTACCGATGACCGGTATCGGCATCATCACCCTGCTGTCCCAGCTGCGCGGCAGCTATGCACTGGCCGGTGCGGTGTCGGCCACCTTCGTGCTGACCTACGCGTTGCTGTCGCCGCAGGTATCGCGCTGGGTCGACCGGCGCGGGCAGGGCAGGGTGCTGCCGTGGGCCACCGCGGCCAGTGCGGCCGGGTTGCTGTTGCTGCTTGCGTGCACGCTGCTGGCCGCGCCGGACTGGACGCTGTTCATTGCGGCGATGCTGGCCGGTTGCATGCCCAGCGTGTCGGCGATGGTGCGCGCGCGCTGGACCGCGATCCATCGCGGGCGCCCGCAGCTGCAGACCGCGTATTCGCTGGAGACCGTGTTCGACGAGGTGACCTTCATCGCCGGGCCACCGTTGTCCGTCGGGTTGTCGGTGGCGGTATGGCCGCAGGCCGGCGTGCTGGCCGCCGCCCTGCTGCTGGTGCTCGGGGTGACCGCACTGGTTCTGCAACGCGGTACCGAACCACCGCTGCAGCACTGCGAAGGCGCAACACCCTCGCGCTCGCTGCTGCGGCAAGCGGAGATCCGCATGCTGGCGTTGCTGATGCTGGCGATGGGTGTGATTGTCGGTACCGTCGACATCACCAGCGTGGCCTTCGCCGAACAGCGCGGGCAGCCACTGGCTGCCAGTTGGGTGCTGTCGGCCTATGCGCTGGGCAGCTGCGCGGCGGGCCTGCTGTTTGGTGCGCTGAAGCTGCAGATCCCGTTGCCGCGCCTGTTGCTGACCGGAGCAGCGGCCACTGCATTGGCCACGCTACCGCTGCTGTGGGTCGGCAGCCTGCCTGCCCTGGCCGTTGCCGTGTTGCTGGCCGGGGTGTTCTTCGCGCCGACGATGATCGTGGCGATGTCGCTGGTCGAACAGTACGTGCCCGAATCGCGCCTGACCGAAGGCATGACCTGGTTGCTGGCCGGATTGAACATCGGCGTGGCGCTGGGCGCGGCACTGTCCGGGCAGGGTGTTGATGCGGGGGGCGTGCGCAGCGGTTTTGCTGTTGCGCTGGTGGCAGGCGGTGGCGTGCTGCTGTTCGCCGTGCTCGCGCACCGTGCACTGCGCCCGTCCGCCTCGACCACATCCCCTGAAGGAATCGTCCCGTGA
- a CDS encoding MFS transporter, whose protein sequence is MSASSPAHAAPVPRHPWWAVSAVGLATFSVVTTEMLPVGLLTPIAEDLGASTGTAGLMISLPALLAAVFAPQVVIAAGGIDRRRILCALLALLLVANLASALAPGIGWLLAARVLVGFCMGGIWAIAGGLAARLVPAHRIGLATSIIFGGVAAASVLGVPLGALIGDALGWRCAFAAMALFSAAVMLLHLRVVPALPVSTSVQARQFVQQLGHRGLQRGLWLTLLLVAGHFIAFTYVRPLLTSVSGVEASWIGALLFAYGLAGIAGNFIAGPLAARHPRGTLLAIASGLLLTPLLLLWLGGTPSGGIAVLLLWGLAYGGVSVGMMSWMMKAVPQAVEIATALYVGVFNIGIALGAWGGGRLLDGVGPYATLWAAAVLAASALLMVATTRR, encoded by the coding sequence GTGAGCGCTTCATCGCCTGCGCACGCCGCGCCTGTGCCTCGTCATCCGTGGTGGGCGGTTTCCGCCGTCGGCCTCGCCACGTTCTCGGTGGTCACCACCGAAATGCTGCCGGTCGGCCTGCTGACCCCGATCGCCGAAGATCTCGGCGCGTCCACCGGCACCGCCGGCCTGATGATCTCGCTGCCGGCCCTGCTGGCGGCAGTATTCGCACCGCAGGTGGTGATCGCAGCCGGTGGCATCGATCGCCGTCGCATCCTGTGCGCGCTGCTTGCGCTCCTGCTGGTCGCCAACCTCGCGTCGGCGCTGGCACCGGGCATCGGCTGGCTGCTGGCCGCGCGCGTACTGGTGGGGTTCTGCATGGGCGGGATCTGGGCCATCGCCGGCGGTCTGGCCGCGCGCCTGGTGCCGGCCCACCGCATCGGCCTCGCCACCTCGATCATCTTCGGCGGCGTGGCCGCGGCATCGGTGCTGGGCGTGCCACTGGGCGCGCTGATCGGCGATGCACTGGGCTGGCGCTGCGCGTTCGCGGCGATGGCGCTGTTCAGCGCGGCGGTGATGCTGCTGCATCTGCGCGTGGTTCCGGCGTTGCCGGTCAGCACATCGGTGCAGGCGCGGCAGTTCGTGCAGCAGCTCGGTCATCGCGGCCTGCAGCGAGGACTCTGGCTGACCCTGCTGCTGGTGGCAGGGCACTTCATCGCGTTCACCTATGTGCGGCCGCTGCTGACGTCCGTCTCGGGCGTGGAGGCGTCGTGGATCGGTGCACTGCTGTTTGCCTACGGCCTGGCCGGCATCGCCGGCAACTTCATTGCCGGGCCGCTGGCAGCGCGCCATCCGCGCGGTACGTTGCTGGCGATCGCATCGGGCCTGCTGCTGACGCCGCTGCTGTTGCTGTGGCTGGGGGGCACGCCGAGCGGTGGCATTGCGGTGCTGCTGCTATGGGGCCTGGCCTATGGCGGCGTATCGGTGGGCATGATGAGCTGGATGATGAAAGCGGTGCCGCAGGCCGTGGAGATCGCCACCGCCCTGTATGTGGGCGTGTTCAACATCGGTATCGCGCTCGGCGCGTGGGGCGGGGGACGGCTGCTGGATGGTGTCGGGCCATACGCCACGCTTTGGGCTGCTGCGGTGTTGGCTGCGAGCGCTCTGCTGATGGTTGCCACCACCCGCAGGTAG
- a CDS encoding M13 family metallopeptidase codes for MSKLRRPTLALAIVASLSLAACDRPADPAAGTAAPADAAPAAAKPMLGSFGFDASGMDRSINAGDDFFGFANGTWVKNTEIPADRSRFGSFNVIAEKTLADTRAILEGAAGNTQASGDDKLIGDYYAAYMDEAGIEQHGIAPVQPQLKAIDAIADKAGLARALGGDVRADVDLLNATNFYTDRLFGLWVSVDLLQPDRNAPYLVQGGLGMPDRDFYLGGGRMAELRKQYQAYIAQMLQLAGVADPAGKAQRILALETKIAQAHATQEETNDVTKGANPWTQADFNAKAPGMDWNAFLDAAALGKQQDFIVWQPKAVAGLSKLVATEPLDVWKDYLAFHALDRAAAYLPKKFADARFAFHGTTLSGTPQQSDRWKRAVDDANHAIGEAIGKRYVEKHFDAKTKERADEMAKNIIAAFAKRIDALAWMSPQTKASAKAKVAGLTVGMGYPEKWRDYTGLEIRRDDALGNAQRAELFEYQRNIAKLGKAVDHSEWAMLPQTINAMNVPLENRLVFPAAILQPPFFDGAADDAVNYGAIGAVIGHEISHGFDNAGALFDETGKLHNWWTAEDLKQFNAAGDALAAQFSSYEPFPGVHVNGKLTLGENIADVAGLGTAYDAYQLSLQGKPGQTLEGFTPDQRFFLGFAQAWRSKSREQALRNSLLTDVHAPGQFRALTVRNIDAWYPAFEVKEGQKLYLAPDKRVKVW; via the coding sequence ATGTCCAAGCTGCGCCGTCCCACCCTGGCACTGGCCATCGTTGCCAGCCTGTCCCTGGCCGCCTGCGATCGCCCGGCCGATCCGGCTGCCGGCACCGCCGCGCCTGCCGATGCCGCACCTGCGGCCGCCAAGCCGATGCTGGGCAGCTTCGGCTTCGATGCCAGCGGCATGGACCGCAGCATCAACGCCGGCGATGATTTCTTCGGCTTCGCCAACGGCACCTGGGTGAAGAACACCGAGATCCCGGCCGACCGCTCGCGCTTCGGCAGCTTCAACGTCATCGCCGAGAAGACCCTGGCCGACACCCGCGCCATTCTCGAAGGCGCCGCCGGCAACACCCAGGCCAGCGGTGATGACAAGCTGATCGGCGACTACTACGCCGCCTACATGGACGAAGCCGGCATCGAGCAGCACGGCATCGCGCCGGTGCAGCCGCAGCTGAAGGCCATCGATGCGATCGCCGACAAGGCCGGGCTGGCCCGTGCCCTCGGCGGCGACGTGCGTGCCGATGTCGACCTGCTCAATGCGACCAACTTCTACACCGACCGCCTGTTCGGCCTGTGGGTGTCGGTGGACCTGCTGCAGCCGGACCGCAACGCGCCCTACCTGGTGCAGGGCGGCCTGGGCATGCCCGACCGTGACTTCTACCTGGGCGGCGGCCGCATGGCCGAGCTGCGCAAGCAGTACCAGGCCTACATCGCACAGATGCTGCAGTTGGCCGGTGTCGCCGATCCGGCGGGCAAGGCGCAGCGCATCCTCGCGCTGGAGACGAAGATCGCGCAGGCGCACGCCACCCAGGAAGAAACCAATGATGTGACCAAGGGTGCCAATCCCTGGACCCAGGCCGACTTCAATGCCAAGGCGCCGGGCATGGACTGGAACGCCTTCCTCGACGCGGCCGCGCTGGGCAAGCAGCAGGACTTCATCGTCTGGCAGCCCAAGGCCGTGGCCGGCCTGTCCAAGCTGGTCGCCACCGAGCCGCTGGATGTCTGGAAGGATTACCTGGCCTTCCACGCGCTGGACCGCGCCGCTGCCTACCTGCCGAAGAAATTCGCTGATGCCCGCTTCGCCTTCCACGGCACCACGCTGAGCGGCACGCCGCAGCAGAGCGACCGCTGGAAGCGTGCAGTAGACGACGCCAACCATGCCATCGGCGAAGCGATCGGCAAGCGTTACGTCGAGAAGCACTTCGACGCCAAGACCAAGGAACGCGCGGACGAGATGGCAAAGAACATCATCGCCGCCTTCGCCAAGCGCATCGACGCGCTCGCGTGGATGTCGCCGCAGACCAAGGCCAGCGCCAAGGCCAAGGTGGCCGGCCTGACCGTGGGCATGGGTTACCCGGAAAAGTGGCGTGATTACACCGGCCTGGAGATCCGCCGTGATGACGCGCTGGGCAATGCGCAGCGCGCCGAACTGTTCGAGTACCAGCGCAACATCGCCAAGCTGGGCAAGGCGGTCGACCACAGCGAGTGGGCGATGCTGCCGCAGACCATCAACGCGATGAACGTGCCGCTGGAGAACCGCCTGGTGTTCCCGGCCGCGATCCTGCAGCCGCCGTTCTTCGACGGTGCTGCCGACGACGCGGTGAACTACGGCGCCATCGGCGCAGTGATCGGCCACGAGATCAGCCACGGCTTCGACAACGCCGGTGCGCTGTTCGACGAGACCGGCAAGCTGCACAACTGGTGGACCGCTGAAGACCTGAAGCAGTTCAACGCCGCTGGTGATGCGCTGGCCGCACAGTTCAGCAGCTACGAGCCGTTCCCGGGCGTGCATGTGAACGGCAAGCTGACCCTGGGCGAGAACATCGCCGACGTGGCTGGCCTGGGTACCGCCTACGATGCCTACCAGCTGTCGCTGCAGGGCAAGCCGGGCCAGACCCTGGAAGGCTTCACCCCCGACCAGCGTTTCTTCCTCGGCTTCGCCCAGGCGTGGCGCAGCAAGAGCCGCGAGCAGGCGCTGCGCAACTCGCTGCTGACTGATGTGCATGCACCGGGCCAGTTCCGCGCACTCACCGTGCGCAACATCGACGCCTGGTACCCGGCGTTCGAAGTGAAGGAAGGCCAGAAGCTGTACCTGGCCCCGGACAAGCGGGTCAAGGTGTGGTGA